The Castellaniella sp. genome includes a window with the following:
- a CDS encoding MauE/DoxX family redox-associated membrane protein, giving the protein MGDPIIVYSALAVLVVVLWLGALDKLRHFAEFEAAVTAYQLLPAALNKLFAVVFVAVELASGVLLLMPQARTEGALAALGIVLLASVGVVVNLLRGHTRISCGCGGLAQDSTGLSWWLVLRNALLAMLAGVVMAGMGVRDLGWLDGLTFFGLTLSLLCLYLVFNQLIASHLEMQKRSQS; this is encoded by the coding sequence ATGGGTGATCCAATCATTGTCTATTCAGCCTTGGCCGTGCTGGTCGTTGTGCTCTGGCTGGGGGCTTTGGATAAGCTGCGCCACTTCGCCGAGTTCGAGGCGGCGGTCACTGCCTATCAACTGCTTCCGGCTGCACTGAATAAACTGTTCGCCGTGGTGTTCGTTGCGGTTGAACTGGCCAGCGGGGTTTTGCTGCTGATGCCGCAGGCTCGAACCGAGGGAGCCCTGGCCGCACTGGGTATTGTGCTGCTGGCTTCAGTCGGCGTCGTCGTCAATCTACTCAGGGGCCATACCCGCATCAGTTGCGGCTGTGGTGGGCTGGCGCAGGACTCCACCGGCTTGTCCTGGTGGCTGGTGCTGCGCAATGCGCTGCTGGCCATGTTGGCCGGGGTCGTTATGGCGGGCATGGGCGTGCGCGACCTAGGTTGGCTGGATGGCCTGACCTTCTTTGGTCTGACGCTTTCGCTGCTATGCCTGTATCTCGTTTTCAATCAGTTGATCGCATCACATCTAGAGATGCAAAAAAGGAGTCAATCATGA
- the mauD gene encoding methylamine dehydrogenase accessory protein MauD, whose translation MTALIISNVMLWAVVLALLLVVLALTRQIGVLYERVAPMGALTIDKGPAVGDPAPHFDMNDLLGRPHQIGYAGTHSQLLFFVSPTCPVCKKLLPILKSVAQTERAWLNITLASDGEMPEHLAFYRKAGLESFPYLLSTELGMKFQISKLPYAVLMDEQGIVRAKGLINSREQLESLFTAKEIGVGSAQEWLEQTSVKEISRKENSNALA comes from the coding sequence ATGACGGCATTGATCATATCTAACGTGATGTTGTGGGCGGTTGTGCTGGCCTTGCTGCTGGTGGTTCTGGCGCTCACACGACAAATCGGCGTGCTCTATGAACGGGTCGCTCCTATGGGGGCGTTGACCATCGACAAGGGGCCGGCGGTTGGTGATCCGGCACCGCACTTTGACATGAACGATCTGCTGGGACGGCCGCATCAGATCGGTTATGCGGGCACGCACAGCCAACTGCTGTTTTTTGTTTCTCCCACCTGCCCGGTGTGCAAGAAACTACTGCCTATCCTGAAATCGGTCGCGCAAACCGAGCGCGCCTGGTTGAACATTACCCTGGCCAGCGATGGTGAAATGCCCGAACACCTGGCTTTTTATCGCAAGGCCGGGCTGGAATCCTTCCCCTATTTGTTGTCTACTGAATTGGGCATGAAGTTCCAGATCAGCAAGCTCCCATATGCCGTTTTGATGGATGAACAAGGCATTGTGCGGGCCAAGGGCCTGATCAATTCGCGTGAACAGCTCGAAAGCCTGTTCACCGCCAAGGAAATCGGGGTGGGGTCTGCCCAAGAATGGCTTGAGCAAACCTCCGTCAAGGAAATTTCACGCAAGGAGAACAGCAATGCGCTGGCTTGA
- a CDS encoding methylamine dehydrogenase light chain codes for MRWLDQFGEAFTRKVAHQSSRRSVLCSISKALVGSAFIMPVLPVLRNANAATAKTDLDVATEEELSSCDYWRYCAVDGFLCTCCGGSATSCPPGSEPSPISWVGTCHNPKDGKDYLVSYHDCCGKTACDRCYCGGQVRERPGYEFFLHNDVNWCMANSNTIYHCTVSTIVGLGKN; via the coding sequence ATGCGCTGGCTTGATCAATTCGGAGAGGCCTTTACCCGCAAAGTGGCCCATCAATCGTCGCGGCGCAGTGTCTTGTGCTCGATCAGCAAGGCATTAGTCGGGTCTGCTTTCATCATGCCGGTCTTGCCTGTCCTGCGTAATGCAAACGCGGCAACCGCCAAGACAGACCTGGACGTCGCCACCGAGGAAGAACTTTCTTCTTGCGACTACTGGCGCTATTGCGCGGTCGATGGTTTCTTGTGCACCTGCTGCGGCGGCTCTGCCACCAGTTGCCCTCCGGGCAGCGAACCCTCGCCAATTTCCTGGGTGGGCACTTGCCATAATCCCAAAGACGGCAAGGATTATCTGGTCAGCTATCATGACTGCTGCGGCAAGACAGCGTGTGACCGCTGTTATTGCGGTGGCCAGGTGCGCGAGCGTCCGGGCTACGAGTTCTTCCTGCACAATGATGTCAACTGGTGCATGGCCAATAGCAATACGATCTACCATTGCACAGTATCCACCATTGTGGGGCTGGGTAAGAATTGA